A portion of the Streptomyces platensis genome contains these proteins:
- the thiE gene encoding thiamine phosphate synthase, whose product MSTARQALADARLYLCTDARKRQGDLPQFLDAVLASGVDIVQLRDKGMEAGEELRHLEVFADACRRHGKLLAVNDRADVAHAAGSEVLHLGQGDLPVPAARAVLGPDVLIGRSTHAEAEVDAALTEPGVDYFCTGPCWPTPTKPGRHAPGLDLVRYTAARSPERPWFAIGGIDAGNLDEVLTAGARRVVVVRAITEADDPGAAAAALAKRIRTWDA is encoded by the coding sequence ATGAGCACCGCACGACAGGCCCTGGCCGATGCCCGGCTCTATCTCTGCACCGACGCCCGCAAGCGGCAGGGCGATCTGCCGCAGTTCCTGGACGCCGTGCTCGCCTCCGGTGTGGACATCGTCCAGCTGCGGGACAAGGGCATGGAGGCCGGTGAGGAGCTCCGGCACCTGGAGGTCTTCGCGGACGCCTGCCGGCGGCACGGCAAGCTGCTGGCGGTCAACGACCGGGCGGATGTCGCCCATGCGGCCGGCAGCGAGGTGCTGCACCTCGGTCAGGGCGATCTGCCGGTCCCGGCCGCCCGCGCCGTCCTCGGCCCGGACGTCCTCATAGGCCGCTCCACCCATGCCGAGGCCGAGGTGGACGCCGCGCTCACCGAGCCCGGCGTGGACTACTTCTGCACGGGCCCGTGCTGGCCCACGCCCACCAAGCCGGGCCGCCACGCCCCCGGCCTCGACCTGGTCCGCTACACCGCCGCCCGGAGCCCCGAGCGCCCCTGGTTCGCGATCGGCGGGATCGACGCCGGGAATCTGGACGAGGTGCTGACCGCCGGCGCCCGCCGGGTCGTCGTGGTCCGCGCGATCACCGAGGCGGACGACCCGGGAGCGGCGGCCGCCGCCCTGGCCAAGCGCATCCGCACCTGGGACGCCTAG
- a CDS encoding Rv2175c family DNA-binding protein, translating into MTEIDANIDGLVPAWLTLPDIAEQFGVEVTRVRQLVKEGQLIAVRRGENRALHVPADFIKDDKVVKGLVGTLTLLKDDGFTDEEMLEWLFTPDDTLPGTPAQALRENRGTEVKRRAQALAV; encoded by the coding sequence GTGACCGAGATTGACGCAAACATCGATGGACTCGTCCCCGCCTGGCTCACCCTCCCCGACATCGCCGAACAATTCGGAGTCGAGGTGACGCGCGTGCGGCAGCTGGTCAAGGAGGGCCAGCTGATCGCGGTGCGCCGCGGCGAGAACCGGGCGCTGCATGTGCCCGCCGATTTCATCAAGGACGACAAGGTGGTCAAGGGCCTCGTCGGCACCCTCACCCTCCTCAAGGACGACGGCTTCACCGATGAGGAGATGCTGGAGTGGCTGTTCACCCCGGATGACACCCTGCCCGGCACGCCTGCCCAGGCGCTGCGCGAGAATCGCGGCACGGAGGTGAAGCGCCGGGCCCAGGCGCTCGCCGTCTGA
- a CDS encoding NAD(P)/FAD-dependent oxidoreductase codes for MSEQSKSSQAPDRTPRVVIIGAGIAGVQTAVALREQGWRGAITLLGDEPHQPYDRPPLSKAVLLGKAEGSTFDIDFAGLDIELRLGHPVTALLPDARLVETADGPIPYDYAVLATGAEPIVLPGSEGMPGVHLLRTLDDAERLRPVLAAQHEIVVVGAGWIGAEFATAAREAGCAVTVVEAAERPLAGALPAEVAAHMTGWYTDAGAELRTGARVASVTAGAVTLADGVTLPADAVVIGIGARPATGWLAGSGVEVSPQDGSVLADDRLRTSVPDVYAVGDCASFPSARYGTRLLIHHWDNALQGPRTVAENIARGDAEGLVYDPVPYFWSEQFGRFVQYAGHHGNADELVWRGDPAGAAWSVIWLREGRLVALLAVGRPRDLAQGRKLIERSVVLDRERAANASVPLKAAAV; via the coding sequence GTGAGCGAGCAGAGCAAGTCCTCCCAGGCCCCTGACCGCACGCCGCGCGTCGTGATCATCGGCGCGGGAATCGCGGGTGTGCAGACCGCGGTCGCCCTGCGCGAACAGGGCTGGCGCGGTGCGATCACGCTCCTCGGCGACGAGCCCCACCAGCCCTATGACCGCCCGCCGCTGTCCAAGGCGGTCCTGCTGGGCAAGGCCGAGGGCTCCACCTTCGACATCGACTTCGCCGGCCTCGACATCGAGCTCCGTCTGGGCCACCCGGTCACCGCCCTGCTACCGGACGCCCGCCTCGTCGAGACCGCCGACGGCCCCATCCCCTACGACTACGCGGTCCTCGCCACCGGCGCCGAACCGATCGTGCTGCCCGGCAGTGAAGGCATGCCCGGCGTCCACCTGCTGCGTACCCTCGACGACGCCGAGCGGCTGCGTCCGGTGCTCGCCGCCCAGCACGAGATCGTGGTCGTCGGGGCCGGCTGGATCGGCGCCGAGTTCGCGACCGCGGCCCGGGAGGCGGGCTGCGCGGTCACCGTCGTCGAGGCCGCCGAGCGCCCGCTGGCCGGTGCGCTGCCCGCCGAGGTGGCCGCCCACATGACCGGCTGGTACACGGACGCCGGCGCCGAGCTGCGCACCGGCGCCCGGGTCGCGTCCGTCACCGCGGGCGCGGTCACCCTCGCGGACGGCGTGACCCTGCCCGCCGACGCGGTGGTCATCGGGATCGGCGCCCGGCCCGCGACTGGCTGGCTGGCCGGCTCGGGCGTCGAGGTCTCCCCGCAGGACGGCTCCGTCCTCGCCGACGACCGGCTGCGCACCTCCGTGCCCGATGTCTACGCGGTCGGCGACTGCGCCTCCTTCCCGTCGGCCCGTTACGGCACCCGCCTGCTGATCCACCACTGGGACAACGCCCTCCAGGGCCCCCGTACGGTCGCCGAGAACATCGCCCGCGGCGACGCCGAAGGGCTGGTCTACGACCCCGTGCCGTACTTCTGGTCGGAGCAGTTCGGCCGCTTCGTGCAGTACGCGGGCCACCACGGCAACGCCGACGAGCTGGTCTGGCGCGGCGACCCGGCGGGGGCCGCCTGGTCGGTGATCTGGCTGAGGGAGGGACGGCTCGTCGCGCTGCTGGCCGTGGGGCGGCCGCGGGACCTCGCCCAGGGGCGCAAGCTGATCGAGCGGAGCGTCGTACTGGACCGCGAGCGGGCCGCGAACGCGTCCGTACCGCTGAAGGCCGCCGCCGTGTAG